Below is a genomic region from Streptomyces sp. NBC_00461.
CGGTTCGCCGGTACGGGACATCCTGGCCGTCACTGCCCGCCCCGAGGTGATCAACTTCGCGGGCGGGCTGCCGGCGCCCGAGCTGTTCGACGCGGAGGGAATCGCCCGGGCGTACCGGGCGGTGCTCGCGGAGTCGTCCGCACAGGCTCTGCAGTACTCCACCACCGAGGGCGAGCCGGCGCTGCGGGCCGCGCTCGCCGCGCGCACCTCGGCCCGCGGGCTGCCCACCCAACCCGACGACCTCCTCGTCACCACCGGCTCCCAGCAGGCGCTGTCCCTGCTGGCGACGGCCCTGCTGGAGCCCGGGGACGTCGTCCTCGTCGAGAGTCCCTGTTACCTGGCGGCACTTCAGGTCTTCGCGTTCGCGGGCGCGCGGGTGGTGGCCGTGCCCGGAGACGGGGACGGGGTGGATCCCGCGGCGTTGGAGGAACTGGTGGTGCGGGAGCGGCCCAAGCTGCTGTACACCGTGCCGACGTTCCAGAACCCGACCGGCCGCACCATGCCTGCCGGACGGCGTGCGGCCGTGGCGTCGGTGGCCGCGCGCCGGGGACTGTGGATCATCGAGGACGACCCCTACGGCGAGCTTCGCTTCGAGGGCGAGCGGGTGCCGTGGATCGCCTCGTACGAGGGGGCGGCGGACCGGACCGTGCTGCTCGGTTCCTTCTCCAAGGTCATGGCCCCGGGGCTGCGGCTCGGCTGGCTGCGGGCGCCCGGGGAGCTGCGGCGCGCCTGCGTCGTCGCCAAACAGGCCGCCGACCTGCACACTCCGACCGTCAACCAGCTCGCGGCGACACGGTACTTGGCGGACAGCGACCTGGACGCGCACGTCGCGCGGGTCGCGGGCGTCTACGGCCGGCGCCGGGACGCCATGCTCGCCGGACTGGCCGCCGCGCTTCCCGAGGGCTCGGTCTGGGACCGGCCCGAGGGCGGCATGTTCCTCTGGGCGCGCCTGCCCGAGTCGTACGACACCACCGCGCTGCTGCCGCGGGTGGTGCGGCACGACGTGGCGTACGTCCCGGGCGCGCCCTTCTACGCCGGCGATCCCGACCGCTCGACCCTGCGGCTGTGCTTCGTGACGCAGACGCCGGAGGAGATCGGGGAGGGGCTGAGGAGGCTGGGGGAAGCGTTGGGGGAGGGGTTGGGGAGGGGAGGGGCTGCTAGCTGTATTGATCACGAGCGTTGTTGACGAGCACGTCGAGGCTGCCATACATGTCGGCGACCCGTTCGAAGAGGCGTTGTACCTAGGGCCCGTCGACCTGGAAGCCGATCCGGAACCCGATCCGGAACCCGGTCCAGAACCCGGTCAGAACCCGGTCCGGATATCGACCCGGAACCCGACCCGTAACGCGGACGATCATGAGGCGTTAAGAGCGGAAGAAACGTCACATTTCACACATGGAGGTCTCTCATGCTCGGTACCCTCGTCGGTGGCCTGCTCGCTGCTGTGGTTGCTCTCCTTCACGGGGTTCTCGGCATCCTCTGAAGGACGCCGGCGTCCTTCGAAGGACATAGGAACGTCTCCCGCCCGGAGGAAGCGGCCCGGGCTGCCCAGGACCAAAGGCGGGGGACGACTCCGGCCACGGGTGGGGGACGGGATGCGAGGGGTGTGCCTACGGTGGCGGCATGTCCGACACGGTGGAGTTCGACCTTGACGCGTATCTCGGGCGGATCGGCTGGGGAGGGGAGCGGCGGGCCGATGCGGCGACCCTGCGCGGTGTGCATCTGGCCCACATGAGGGGCATCCCGTTCGAGAACCTGGACGCCCTGCGCCGTACCGCCCCCTCCCTCGACCCCGCGGACCTGATGGCGAAGCTGGTGCACAGCCGGCGCGGGGGCTACTGCTACGAGCACAACACGCTCTTCGCCGGCGTCCTGGAGGCGCTGGGCTTCGGTGTGACCCGGCTGACCGCGCGGGTCGTGATGGGCGCCGACCGCATCGAGAGCCGCCCGCGCACCCATATGACGCTGCTGGTCGAAGCACCCGGCGACCCTCAGCCGTATCTGGCCGACGTCGGCTTCGGGGCGATCGGCGCGCTGCTGGAGCCGGTGCCGCTGACGGCCGGACGCGAGTACCGGGACGCGGAGCGACGACATCGGCTCGTCCATGTGCCGCACCGGGGGCCGTCGGAGATGTGGGTGCTTGAGGCCTACGACCGGGGCAAGGGCGACTGGGCGGCGCAGTACGCCTTCACCCTGGAGCCCTTCGAGAAGCCCGACTTCGACGTCATCAACTGGCACATCGCCACCAACCCGCGCTCACCCTTCACCCAGCGGCTCTACGTCCAGAGCGTCACCCCCGAACGCCATCTCCTGCTCCACGGACGCCTGTTGACCGAGACGCGGGTCGACGGGAGCGTGCGCGAGCGGGAGTTGGTGGACGAGGCGGAGGTGCGGCTGCTGCTGGACGAGGAGTTCGGGATCGAGGCGCCGGCGGGGATGACGCTGCTGGTCTGAGGCGGGCCGGGCGGCAGACCGTCAGTCCCACCAGAAGTGCCACACCGGCTGGTTGAGTAGCTGGTGCTCGGCGTAGGCGGCGAGGGTCGGGTCGCTGCCCTGCCAGATGTTGTCCGGGCAGAACGCGAAGTGCTCGGCGGCCAGGGCCTGAGCCTCGGCGAGGGTGGTGGGCGGGGTGGCGACGGACACCAGTAGATGGTCGAAGCCGAGGGCCACCACCCGTATGCCGAACCGGTCCTCCCAGGAGCGCAGCACCGCGGACAGCCGGGCCGTGTCGCCCTCGTGGTTCGCCGGGCCCGTCCAGCCGATCGCCGTGGGGATGTCGGCGCTGCGGCGGGCCGGGACGAGGGCGAGGCGGGGGTCCTTGAGGGGGTCGCCGCCGTCGAGCAGGGAGTCCACGATGTCGGAGGCAACGGATTCGGGGTCCGTGCCGGTGCCCGTGTTGGTGTCGGTGCGGCGAGTGTCGGCCAGGCCCGGCCAGTCCACGTCCTCCTCCGCGCACTCGTCCCAGAAGTCCTCCAGGACCTCCTCGGCGTCGTGATCACCCGGATACGACATCTCCGCGGGCATCAACTGCCACAGCTCCGGCCCACCGTGACCGGCGCCGACGTCGAGGACGACCGGGAGCAGGCCGACGGCCGGTGCGGTCCGCTGGAGCGCGGCCCGCTCGCCGGAAGCCGCCGGGCCGTCCGCCAGCCACAGCAGCGGCTCGTGCCAG
It encodes:
- a CDS encoding aminotransferase-like domain-containing protein produces the protein MTVAPAPAPVPSLAARASSIGGSPVRDILAVTARPEVINFAGGLPAPELFDAEGIARAYRAVLAESSAQALQYSTTEGEPALRAALAARTSARGLPTQPDDLLVTTGSQQALSLLATALLEPGDVVLVESPCYLAALQVFAFAGARVVAVPGDGDGVDPAALEELVVRERPKLLYTVPTFQNPTGRTMPAGRRAAVASVAARRGLWIIEDDPYGELRFEGERVPWIASYEGAADRTVLLGSFSKVMAPGLRLGWLRAPGELRRACVVAKQAADLHTPTVNQLAATRYLADSDLDAHVARVAGVYGRRRDAMLAGLAAALPEGSVWDRPEGGMFLWARLPESYDTTALLPRVVRHDVAYVPGAPFYAGDPDRSTLRLCFVTQTPEEIGEGLRRLGEALGEGLGRGGAASCIDHERC
- a CDS encoding DUF4253 domain-containing protein; this translates as MATLPNPLPRLASLGLQLPPGGLVDATDDGSWHEPLLWLADGPAASGERAALQRTAPAVGLLPVVLDVGAGHGGPELWQLMPAEMSYPGDHDAEEVLEDFWDECAEEDVDWPGLADTRRTDTNTGTGTDPESVASDIVDSLLDGGDPLKDPRLALVPARRSADIPTAIGWTGPANHEGDTARLSAVLRSWEDRFGIRVVALGFDHLLVSVATPPTTLAEAQALAAEHFAFCPDNIWQGSDPTLAAYAEHQLLNQPVWHFWWD
- a CDS encoding arylamine N-acetyltransferase family protein, whose translation is MSDTVEFDLDAYLGRIGWGGERRADAATLRGVHLAHMRGIPFENLDALRRTAPSLDPADLMAKLVHSRRGGYCYEHNTLFAGVLEALGFGVTRLTARVVMGADRIESRPRTHMTLLVEAPGDPQPYLADVGFGAIGALLEPVPLTAGREYRDAERRHRLVHVPHRGPSEMWVLEAYDRGKGDWAAQYAFTLEPFEKPDFDVINWHIATNPRSPFTQRLYVQSVTPERHLLLHGRLLTETRVDGSVRERELVDEAEVRLLLDEEFGIEAPAGMTLLV